CTGGCTGGAACTGCGGCAGTGCCTTGTATTTCTTCTCAAAGTCCACCTGCTTGAGTACACTGCTGTGAATGGCATAAAAACTGGTTAGTAAAACCCTTAGCAGGTGATTCTGTGTCCCACGCACTTGTTCAATTCATCGTTCTTCTTTTTGTGGgccactgctgccgctgctgcggctgctcctGCCGACACCCCTTTTAACGGAGACTTGGGCtgactgttgctgttgctcgtTGTGGGCGTCAGAGGCAGTTGCTCATCGCTATTGGGCGTCGTTGTCGAGGAGGTGGGCGTGGGCAGTGCCGAACTGAGGCTAGAACTATTCACATGACCAATGATGGGCGACGAGGCATCCATCATTGTGGGGGAGTGCAGCTTCCGACTGATGTGCTGACCACCCCCATTGCTGGCGCCCAGATTCGCTCCGAACGAAACATTGCTCTCCGACTTGCTTTGAGCTGCAAAAAAAAAGCCGAAAATGCCATTAGTTCCGATGGATTCCCAGGGAATCGCTCTGGGGATCTACTCACATAAATTCTTGCGCCGCTGCAGCGGTGCTCGTCCCAATTGTGCCGGCGTTGGGGCCAATATGAACTGCTGCCCATCGGCGTCCATGTCGCTCTCCTCGCCTCCTTCCTGGCTGCCGCGCTCTGGCGGCGGTGCACTCATGTGATATGTCGCCGACTTTGGGGTGGAGGGCATCGACTTGTACGAGGGCGAACTCGCCGGCGGCTCTGCGCTGTGACTCGGCGTATAGCCATGGAGCAGCATTGTCGGCTGGGCACTGACTGGTGGCGGCAGGCCGTTGTGATTCTTGAATATATAGCTGCCCGCAAAGGCCTCCAGCTGCAGATGCTCCAGCGAGGGTGTCCCCGGTTGATGGGATCGCGGCAGCACGGAGTACTACGAATCAAAACGTTATTCTCACTCTCTAGAAGGCTTGCTTTCTCCTTCCATTTACTCACCTGACTTGTCATGGCAAAGAACATCTTTTGGCCTTGGGCTGGACCTGCACCCATGATCTGTGCTGGTGCGGAGGCCGGTGGTGTGGCCATATTGGCAGCATGTCCCAGACTCATGGCCGCCGGCGATGACGGCACACAGGCCTGATGGGCGGCTGCTGCAgtagacagagagacagaggtggaggaggagcaagaggaggaggaggaggaaggagTTGTAGATGAGTTTTTGTTGTTCAtgacactgccactgctgctgccggcCACTGGTTTGGTGGCAGTGGCTGGAGCAGCCGCTGTTATGGTTATTTCTGTATTGGCATTATTAGTACTATgatttgctgttgctgttcccGCTGTTCCCGGTGTTCCCGttgctcccgctttgcccgaCGCCGACATCGCTGTTGCTTTGGTCAGTACCGTCAGTGTGGCGGCGCCTCCGCCCGCCTGGCTGGTCGCCGTGGCTGCCACACCCGCTGTCGTGGTGGCCGTGGCTGCTGTCAGTATACGGGCATTCGCCGGCAACGCAATCTTGTTGCACGCATTGATGCTGATAAACGAGACGGGCCGCAGGGTGGCCGCTGCTCCCGATACCGGTGTTCCCTGCTGCTGGCTGTACGCATTGCAGTCGGTGATCAGCAGCATGGTGGCTCCCGTTTTGGTTGCGTCCTTTTTGCTCATTCGTTGCTTATCCCTGCCTTCGGCTTTTTCCTGCCCATCTTCGAGGTCTTCATGGTCGTCTTCGTCCTGGCCATGGAGTGTGTCCAGCACGAGGGCATCGTACAGTATGGCCGCGCGGCCTGTTcccttgttgttgctgctgctgttgttgttgttgttgttgttgttgtgatGACCATCTTGTTGTTGTAGAGTCAACAATTTTCGTATAATGGGCGTGGAATTATTGGAAAACTTAGTAAGGGCTTCGTTATTGTGTTTTGTAGATGTGGATGCTATTGTGGATGATGTGGATGCTGTTGGAATGCTTGTTGTTATGATTGGTGAAGATTGGTGAACTTTCTGCTTGAAAAACAAAGGCGGCGGTGTATTgtgctgatgttgatgctgATTCGACGATGGTTGTGCTCTTATGATCGTGAAATGATTTATGGTGGGTGTCGGCACACGTGTTATGACTGTTGGTGGCGTCTCCACGCGGCGCTGATGCAAATGCTTGAGCTGTTGGTGTGGCGAATGCGATGGCTGCAACGGCGTCAGGGATCGCACAATCGTAAACTGTTTCCGCTTGATGGGTGCCacaattgttgttgttttcgtTGTTGTGCCagctgtggctgttgttgttgtcgctgCTGGTGGcggtgtgggtgtgggcgtTGGTGTAGCCCTCACATTTGGTATGGTATAGTGGATGATATCATCGAAATCGGCACCGGCATTAACACTGGCCAATTCCTGCATAAACTGCTCAtcatcctcatcatcatcgtcatcatcttcatcctcatcgtcatcgtccacATCCTCCTCGTCGAGCAGGAGGTCCTCCACATCTTCATGCTCCTCGTCATCGTTTTCAtggattgctgctgctgttgctggttcTCCCTTCGTATTCTTTGCATTCTCCTCTGGTTCTATGTTCGATTTATGGTGGATTTTTCAAatggtatgtgtgtgtgtgcgtgtggagGCATGTGTAATTATATGGATGACATCGACAGAAAGTAAGAGCATTATTGTGTTCGTGGGAGGAAGAGtttcagtgtgtgtgtgtgagagaaaGTGAAagaaacagagagaaagaTGTTATGCCcgtaaaaaaaaaccaaaaaagctTTCGGCGGCGACAGGTGGGTGAGGGGGGCGAGGCGATGCGATCGATGCAGGTGATTggaatgtttttttttgtcccAAAActcaaaaacaacaaacaaaatcaTACAAAATCTACAATCTATGCAGAACACACAACAAATCATAGTAGAAATAATGCCAATAGTAGTTTTTCCAAGTCTTAAAATCAACTTAAAAttaagcaaaaataaattattgAAAATTATACATAAATAAAAGAGTacaaaatattctacattttGAAGGGCAGTGCGCAGACGGCCTTcaattacaataaaaaaagaTACGAAACTCAATGAATTGCCAATCAAATACAGTGCGTTTCGTTACAGTAAGACAGTTGAGAGGTTCGAGATTCATTGAAGCAGAGTTCCATGTGGAATATGCAATTTTTTTGATTGAATATCTGGGAATATCTTTGACTGTAATACAAATTTAGGTCATCTTCAACTGCCTTAAAGTCTGACGGAACCCACTGTTTATTATTCGTTTCACTCCTTGCCTTCATCTTCTATCGCTATTCTTCTTGCCATTCCACACTACTCACCTCTCAGGTCCGTGGGACTGCGATGCGCGTGATGCATGGGATACTGGAACTGCTTCTGGCTGAGGGCCGTCGCTGTTGGCACATTGAAATTGAAGATGGCTCCCACACCGGAGCTCCCACCACTGTTCTGCGGCGGTGCACTGCTGACCACACCGGCGGCGGATACCGAGCCACCGTTCAGTTTATATGGCGATGGTGGCTCCTGTTTAATGTCCTCCTGCTTTATATGTGCCTGCAGTGCGGCAGCCGCCTCGTCGGAtttgccgctgccactgccgctgcagcCCTTGGGGCTGATGGGCATCGACTTGAAGGCGCCGCCTAAGTGAAAAAAGAGAGACTGCAATGAGCATGGCTGAGTGGGGGGTTGGAGTAGCGGGTGGTTTGCTCGCCTGTGGGTTGGAATGGTGTTACACCGATTGGATTCTTGGGACTAGTGTACTGTGTATAGATCGACATCTGGGGATATGGCAGCATGGTGCTCTCCAGCACCGGATGGGCCTTGATTGCCTTCGGCTTGAGCGTAATCTCGCGATCGCCACCGCTGCCACCAGTCGGCGGTGCAGTCATGGCCTGGCCATTGGCACCGACCGCATGATCCTCCTGCGGGCGCTGCAAAGGACGATGAAATATAATCAAAATGTGCTTCCCTCTCGACAGGCCACCGATGCCATACCTGATCTTtttcctgctgttgctgttgctgcttgcGGTAGTCGTAGGGGGCATCATCCATGTCCGAATCGTTCACACGTTCGCGACACTGCAGGTCGAGCTTCTTGCAGGGCGGCTGATCCTCCACCACCAGCATCTGCTCGTCCTCATCCGAGTGCAGTTCGTTCTTCAGGAGCTTGCCCCCCTTGCCGCCAGAGATCGTGGTGGGCGCTTCATCACAAGCGCTGTTGTAGTTGTCGATCGTCAGTGGGATGATGTCGCCCTGGTGATCGCCCTGCCCGCCCGGCGTGTTGGGGCACATGTCGTGCTCCAGCGAGTCGGAGCCATCCACCGAGGCCAGACGCGACTTGGCATcgccagcggcagcggcagctccAGCTGCTCCTGCCTTGCCGGCAGCCGTCGACGTGGAGGACTTGCGGCGGTCcttggagcaccatttccacTCGGGATGCTGCTTGAAATGCTCATCCTTCACGACGCTCGCCAGCTCATGGTACTGGGCCTTCTGCTCCGGCTTCAGGGCATACCACCATTCGCCGAGGATCTTGCTGACCGTTCGATTGTCCTGATTCGGATGCTTCTTGTGGACCATCTTGCGGTGCTTCTTCGAGAAGATCATGAATGCATTCATCGGCCTGCGTATCTTCTTgttcgctgctgctggctgtcCACCAGCCGCTCCTCCTGCCGCCGACGCTGCTGCcgcctgttgctgctgttgtgctgcctgttgctgctgctgctgctgcagggcGCTCAAGGATTGACTCCTCCGCTTGGCAGCCGAAGTGATGGGTGCTCCTCCATTGGCCCCGTCGTCATGGCACTCCTCCAGCTTCCGGATATTGCTGTTGCTCGTGTACGTTTGCTGCCGCATGGCCGCCGTCTGTTTCTTTCCGTTGGTTATGGCCGCCGCCGGAGCGGGAGTGGATTCGAACACATCGTCGTCCAGCTGGTCATCCTGCTCCTCTGCAGTCACCGCCGCCGCCTGCTGATGGGTCACCGCTGCGgcggctgctgcagcagcagctgctgccacCTTGGCATCGTTCATGGAACAGTTGAGCGGCTTTCCGGGCGACGACATAGGATTCGGCACAAGCATATGGTTGTTGTTGTGATTCAGAGAcgtctgctgctgttggacagcacctcctactcctcctcctcccaagGGGCTCTGCTGGGGCgacggctgctgctgttgctgttggtgcaTCATGACCACGCTGTAGTTGCTGGcggtcgttgtcgttgtcggtGTGGCCGGACCTTGTGGCGCCTTGGTCATGGGCGGCATTTGTGGCAGAATCTTGTACCATGGATGGCTAGGCGCATTGTAGCCTGCGGGATAAGAGAGATTATGGTAATCTTCACTGCTGATCCTACTTCTATATAGAATCCTACCGTTTTTTGGCAACACCTTCTCCTGGCCCTGGCactggccgtggccgtggccatGCACTATCGACGTGACTGCCACAgaggtggtgttggtgggCGTGTTGGGCTGATGAAATGAAACCGAAGTGTGCGGCACCTGCTGCTGCATCATGGACTGAACCGGCATGGACGTCACCGTCAGCTGTGTGGCATCCACGATCACGGGATGAAACGTTTGGTTCTGAGACACAACCACGTGAGGATGGGGATGCTGCgactgctgcggctgctgctgctgctgctgctgagttGTCGcatgctgctggctgctggagaTGCGTATCACGCTGGTGGCATGCCCCACACTGTTGGGCGGCGCTCCAGGTCCTGGCAGTGCATTGAGGTGTGCGGCAGGTGgttgttgatgttgatgctgctggtgttgcggCGGTGGGGCATGCATGACCAGCGATACGGGCGTTGTTTGTGGCGGCATTGGCAGTGGCTGTgctcctcctccccctcctGTTCCATTTCCTGATGCTccactgttgctgttgttccCCTCCCAtccattgttgttgttgttggcatTGTAAAGGACCGGACTGGGCGTAGTCTTCCATTTTCCCGTATCCAAAGGACCAATCGATGCCACAGATGTCGCCGCGGCaggttgctgttgttgttgctgctgctgggattGATTGGTGGCAGCAATGGGCGTGAAAAAGTTCTGCCTGTGGTGATGGTTCGAGGACACATTGACCGGCGAGTGGGCGATGGCATTTAGCGGCGAGGCGCCGGCATGATTCACGGGTGATGTATACGATGGCGTGGCCGAGCGTGAACTGCTCAGGGATACTGTAAacagagagagggatagaTCGCAATTAGTGCTATAATTACTCCCTATAATTATGTATGTGGATTCCATTTAGTAAACATTTTATTACATAAGCACTGTAAATATAATTTCGCTCCCAGCTCGAAATCCTGGAACGCATTCATGACGTTCGTCGGGTCTCCTCGCCTCAAATGGAAACTTTCATCACACTCTCTCACTTGCACATATCATTGGAACTAtatattgtacatatgtatgtatatgcagaTATttagtacatacatacatatgtatgtagatatatGTACTACTGatatttcttatttttttattgtatttaatACACTTttctgtcgtcgtcgtcagaTTCGTTTTGTGCTGCATTCGCATCGGTTTGCTTTTTCGttctgtgttctgttctgttctgctctggcCGCTGCCTCTGTGTGTGCTCTTGACAGTTTCCAACATAAaatgcggtgcggtgcggtgcggtagaggcggaggcggagggcagtggcagaggcagagcagcAGCGAAGACGTCAAAAGAACGGCAGCAACAGCTCAACCAagggcagcgacagcgacgtCAGCAGCATAAATTGAGCGAGCGCCGCACCGCGCCGCTCTTGCTTACGCTCTTTATCGCACTCTTTCTCTCGCTCGCACTCTCCCGCATTGATTCTCCTGGCTTGAGCTGTTTACCTGCTTCGGGAATGtctgtgtctctctgtctgtgtgtgtgtgtgcgtgcctgCTCTCAAGTGCATTTTTGTTTAGGTAAAAACGAATCAAAGGCAAAGCAAATaacaagaaaagaaaagaaaagaatctGTTGCGCTTCGCACGCAGCATTCCAGCCTCTGCTCTGCCGCTGGCCCTTTGCTTTGTTTCGTCTCAAGTGACggcgtcgctgtcgctgctgctgcgatcATTGCGTGTCTACCTTTGCAGGTGAAGGGTATATTAAATGAAAGGTAAGGGAATCCACCACCGATCTTCAGTTGCCACCAGTTCTATCTATCTCCTCGAACTCCCGAAGGCCTGTACAGCAATTTTAGCTACCAGAGGCCTTACTTCTAGACGGCCTTACCTTCTCTTTGGGATACCCTGCCTCTGCAGGTGCTTAGGAATGCGTAAGCATCTCTCCGCTGCGCTCTGTCGACGTCGCTGCGTCTGGCGAGTAAATCACGCTGCGGTCACACTTTCAAGTGGCCCAGCGCCCAGCGGctgaggcagcggcagcggccgaggcgcagcagcgacagagcatAGAAGATTTCTGGAACAATAGA
This region of Drosophila miranda strain MSH22 chromosome 2, D.miranda_PacBio2.1, whole genome shotgun sequence genomic DNA includes:
- the LOC108155751 gene encoding putative transcription factor capicua isoform X6, which translates into the protein MLSAANATATNAAGAGAAAIAATETYVITNKKQQQQQHQQQQQHFVVATNKMVIPATGATTATTTSTTAAAETTQQQQQQQHQQQQQHVLFQPHLHATATTSTPQQQQQAPPQPRQHPKKRKFDPAELDSHVSPSALNCGAGASDIKLQQQQQQQRIIIASPLQHAGGSSTYKQHVACSSSNSSNNGHAATINHQQRTHTPTTAVYYQQQQRFIFNSHNQQHVQEQHPQPQQQPQPQPQQQQQQQQQQQSLLDLSEWNNTRVLAKIHNHYAPGIIRQVQEAQPDSILVEFDSTDLGLLLYPDVFHNGRYHVILDASPPMADITLDARVCVRQRVEGRSSGSFVYVEGIITDINQATKQYSVQLFGDDMAPTKVVRRADLRLLQPPWWDELSELSPSSGPTVATTTTGKRKAVEAMPVPVPVPVSSGNIVYPKVATGTPLTFVATRYDGKLPTAPPTPTSTSQQQQQQPQPHLKQEEYYRTTATSPFQSCVVPTARPPLGLGGHVVEQTTTGQTAVQVNGLPDIVISPGSNGQQQQHLKPQQQQQQQQQASRGCDDYESDDELNVVGIGYSPAAGDLDTEKMSACSKRSSMQSRGSTSSLFDQRLTPRSHPATPRSQATTPHRFKKGDIVESESGVRKKYNGKQWRRLCMLCTKESQRRGFCSRHLNQKGNNAHPSSTGPNRLLSDSRSSSKTQIDEDTSRDSETSPNYRVKGRYDQEDTDAAAVLVSLSSSRSATPSYTSPVNHAGASPLNAIAHSPVNVSSNHHHRQNFFTPIAATNQSQQQQQQQQPAAATSVASIGPLDTGKWKTTPSPVLYNANNNNNGWEGNNSNSGASGNGTGGGGGAQPLPMPPQTTPVSLVMHAPPPQHQQHQHQQPPAAHLNALPGPGAPPNSVGHATSVIRISSSQQHATTQQQQQQQPQQSQHPHPHVVVSQNQTFHPVIVDATQLTVTSMPVQSMMQQQVPHTSVSFHQPNTPTNTTSVAVTSIVHGHGHGQCQGQEKVLPKNGYNAPSHPWYKILPQMPPMTKAPQGPATPTTTTTASNYSVVMMHQQQQQQPSPQQSPLGGGGVGGAVQQQQTSLNHNNNHMLVPNPMSSPGKPLNCSMNDAKVAAAAAAAAAAAVTHQQAAAVTAEEQDDQLDDDVFESTPAPAAAITNGKKQTAAMRQQTYTSNSNIRKLEECHDDGANGGAPITSAAKRRSQSLSALQQQQQQQAAQQQQQAAAASAAGGAAGGQPAAANKKIRRPMNAFMIFSKKHRKMVHKKHPNQDNRTVSKILGEWWYALKPEQKAQYHELASVVKDEHFKQHPEWKWCSKDRRKSSTSTAAGKAGAAGAAAAAGDAKSRLASVDGSDSLEHDMCPNTPGGQGDHQGDIIPLTIDNYNSACDEAPTTISGGKGGKLLKNELHSDEDEQMLVVEDQPPCKKLDLQCRERVNDSDMDDAPYDYRKQQQQQQEKDQRPQEDHAVGANGQAMTAPPTGGSGGDREITLKPKAIKAHPVLESTMLPYPQMSIYTQYTSPKNPIGVTPFQPTGGAFKSMPISPKGCSGSGSGKSDEAAAALQAHIKQEDIKQEPPSPYKLNGGSVSAAGVVSSAPPQNSGGSSGVGAIFNFNVPTATALSQKQFQYPMHHAHRSPTDLRAAHQACVPSSPAAMSLGHAANMATPPASAPAQIMGAGPAQGQKMFFAMTSQYSVLPRSHQPGTPSLEHLQLEAFAGSYIFKNHNGLPPPVSAQPTMLLHGYTPSHSAEPPASSPSYKSMPSTPKSATYHMSAPPPERGSQEGGEESDMDADGQQFILAPTPAQLGRAPLQRRKNLSQSKSESNVSFGANLGASNGGGQHISRKLHSPTMMDASSPIIGHVNSSSLSSALPTPTSSTTTPNSDEQLPLTPTTSNSNSQPKSPLKGVSAGAAAAAAAVAHKKKNDELNNSVLKQVDFEKKYKALPQFQPEDCQSPSAIAVPSSPRVYGTNYRKKNTAPVPVQKLICEDDSIDEPASAPPTTTQRFFGPDFNNELKELESSDQTGRSPRTPKTPLQSARSDASEKGHRKVLETRRNLVMQLFAVHGNFPTAQATIAFQTKHIDVFPRKQDLQLKIREVRQKLLGQASCTPHSAGPNTPSDSNSSSTTLSAISAHTTNATPNAAGEKEQQQEDLEQHSQGKANEA
- the LOC108155751 gene encoding putative transcription factor capicua isoform X3 translates to MLSAANATATNAAGAGAAAIAATETYVITNKKQQQQQHQQQQQHFVVATNKMVIPATGATTATTTSTTAAAETTQQQQQQQHQQQQQHVLFQPHLHATATTSTPQQQQQAPPQPRQHPKKRKFDPAELDSHVSPSALNCGAGASDIKLQQQQQQQRIIIASPLQHAGGSSTYKQHVACSSSNSSNNGHAATINHQQRTHTPTTAVYYQQQQRFIFNSHNQQHVQEQHPQPQQQPQPQPQQQQQQQQQQQSLLDLSEWNNTRVLAKIHNHYAPGIIRQVQEAQPDSILVEFDSTDLGLLLYPDVFHNGRYHVILDASPPMADITLDARVCVRQRVEGRSSGSFVYVEGIITDINQATKQYSVQLFGDDMAPTKVVRRADLRLLQPPWWDELSELSPSSGPTVATTTTGKRKAVEAMPVPVPVPVSSGNIVYPKVATGTPLTFVATRYDGKLPTAPPTPTSTSQQQQQQPQPHLKQEEYYRTTATSPFQSCVVPTARPPLGLGGHVVEQTTTGQTAVQVNGLPDIVISPGSNGQQQQHLKPQQQQQQQQQASRGCDDYESDDELNVVGIGYSPAAGDLDTEKMSACSKRSSMQSRGSTSSLFDQRLTPRSHPATPRSQATTPHRFKKGDIVESESGVRKKYNGKQWRRLCMLCTKESQRRGFCSRHLNQKGNNAHPSSTGPNRLLSDSRSSSKTQIDEDTSRDSETSPNYRVKGRYDQEDTDAAAVLVSLSSSRSATPSYTSPVNHAGASPLNAIAHSPVNVSSNHHHRQNFFTPIAATNQSQQQQQQQQPAAATSVASIGPLDTGKWKTTPSPVLYNANNNNNGWEGNNSNSGASGNGTGGGGGAQPLPMPPQTTPVSLVMHAPPPQHQQHQHQQPPAAHLNALPGPGAPPNSVGHATSVIRISSSQQHATTQQQQQQQPQQSQHPHPHVVVSQNQTFHPVIVDATQLTVTSMPVQSMMQQQVPHTSVSFHQPNTPTNTTSVAVTSIVHGHGHGQCQGQEKVLPKNGYNAPSHPWYKILPQMPPMTKAPQGPATPTTTTTASNYSVVMMHQQQQQQPSPQQSPLGGGGVGGAVQQQQTSLNHNNNHMLVPNPMSSPGKPLNCSMNDAKVAAAAAAAAAAAVTHQQAAAVTAEEQDDQLDDDVFESTPAPAAAITNGKKQTAAMRQQTYTSNSNIRKLEECHDDGANGGAPITSAAKRRSQSLSALQQQQQQQAAQQQQQAAAASAAGGAAGGQPAAANKKIRRPMNAFMIFSKKHRKMVHKKHPNQDNRTVSKILGEWWYALKPEQKAQYHELASVVKDEHFKQHPEWKWCSKDRRKSSTSTAAGKAGAAGAAAAAGDAKSRLASVDGSDSLEHDMCPNTPGGQGDHQGDIIPLTIDNYNSACDEAPTTISGGKGGKLLKNELHSDEDEQMLVVEDQPPCKKLDLQCRERVNDSDMDDAPYDYRKQQQQQQEKDQRPQEDHAVGANGQAMTAPPTGGSGGDREITLKPKAIKAHPVLESTMLPYPQMSIYTQYTSPKNPIGVTPFQPTGGAFKSMPISPKGCSGSGSGKSDEAAAALQAHIKQEDIKQEPPSPYKLNGGSVSAAGVVSSAPPQNSGGSSGVGAIFNFNVPTATALSQKQFQYPMHHAHRSPTDLRAAAHQACVPSSPAAMSLGHAANMATPPASAPAQIMGAGPAQGQKMFFAMTSQYSVLPRSHQPGTPSLEHLQLEAFAGSYIFKNHNGLPPPVSAQPTMLLHGYTPSHSAEPPASSPSYKSMPSTPKSATYHMSAPPPERGSQEGGEESDMDADGQQFILAPTPAQLGRAPLQRRKNLSQSKSESNVSFGANLGASNGGGQHISRKLHSPTMMDASSPIIGHVNSSSLSSALPTPTSSTTTPNSDEQLPLTPTTSNSNSQPKSPLKGVSAGAAAAAAAVAHKKKNDELNNVLKQVDFEKKYKALPQFQPEDCQSPSAIAVPSSPRVYGTNYRKKNTAPVPVQKLICEDDSIDEPASAPPTTTQRFFGPDFNNELKDQCFTELESSDQTGRSPRTPKTPLQSARSDASEKGHRKVLETRRNLVMQLFAVHGNFPTAQATIAFQTKHIDVFPRKQDLQLKIREVRQKLLGQASCTPHSAGPNTPSDSNSSSTTLSAISAHTTNATPNAAGEKEQQQEDLEQHSQGKANEA
- the LOC108155751 gene encoding putative transcription factor capicua isoform X5 — encoded protein: MLSAANATATNAAGAGAAAIAATETYVITNKKQQQQQHQQQQQHFVVATNKMVIPATGATTATTTSTTAAAETTQQQQQQQHQQQQQHVLFQPHLHATATTSTPQQQQQAPPQPRQHPKKRKFDPAELDSHVSPSALNCGAGASDIKLQQQQQQQRIIIASPLQHAGGSSTYKQHVACSSSNSSNNGHAATINHQQRTHTPTTAVYYQQQQRFIFNSHNQQHVQEQHPQPQQQPQPQPQQQQQQQQQQQSLLDLSEWNNTRVLAKIHNHYAPGIIRQVQEAQPDSILVEFDSTDLGLLLYPDVFHNGRYHVILDASPPMADITLDARVCVRQRVEGRSSGSFVYVEGIITDINQATKQYSVQLFGDDMAPTKVVRRADLRLLQPPWWDELSELSPSSGPTVATTTTGKRKAVEAMPVPVPVPVSSGNIVYPKVATGTPLTFVATRYDGKLPTAPPTPTSTSQQQQQQPQPHLKQEEYYRTTATSPFQSCVVPTARPPLGLGGHVVEQTTTGQTAVQVNGLPDIVISPGSNGQQQQHLKPQQQQQQQQQASRGCDDYESDDELNVVGIGYSPAAGDLDTEKMSACSKRSSMQSRGSTSSLFDQRLTPRSHPATPRSQATTPHRFKKGDIVESESGVRKKYNGKQWRRLCMLCTKESQRRGFCSRHLNQKGNNAHPSSTGPNRLLSDSRSSSKTQIDEDTSRDSETSPNYRVKGRYDQEDTDAAAVLVSLSSSRSATPSYTSPVNHAGASPLNAIAHSPVNVSSNHHHRQNFFTPIAATNQSQQQQQQQQPAAATSVASIGPLDTGKWKTTPSPVLYNANNNNNGWEGNNSNSGASGNGTGGGGGAQPLPMPPQTTPVSLVMHAPPPQHQQHQHQQPPAAHLNALPGPGAPPNSVGHATSVIRISSSQQHATTQQQQQQQPQQSQHPHPHVVVSQNQTFHPVIVDATQLTVTSMPVQSMMQQQVPHTSVSFHQPNTPTNTTSVAVTSIVHGHGHGQCQGQEKVLPKNGYNAPSHPWYKILPQMPPMTKAPQGPATPTTTTTASNYSVVMMHQQQQQQPSPQQSPLGGGGVGGAVQQQQTSLNHNNNHMLVPNPMSSPGKPLNCSMNDAKVAAAAAAAAAAAVTHQQAAAVTAEEQDDQLDDDVFESTPAPAAAITNGKKQTAAMRQQTYTSNSNIRKLEECHDDGANGGAPITSAAKRRSQSLSALQQQQQQQAAQQQQQAAAASAAGGAAGGQPAAANKKIRRPMNAFMIFSKKHRKMVHKKHPNQDNRTVSKILGEWWYALKPEQKAQYHELASVVKDEHFKQHPEWKWCSKDRRKSSTSTAAGKAGAAGAAAAAGDAKSRLASVDGSDSLEHDMCPNTPGGQGDHQGDIIPLTIDNYNSACDEAPTTISGGKGGKLLKNELHSDEDEQMLVVEDQPPCKKLDLQCRERVNDSDMDDAPYDYRKQQQQQQEKDQRPQEDHAVGANGQAMTAPPTGGSGGDREITLKPKAIKAHPVLESTMLPYPQMSIYTQYTSPKNPIGVTPFQPTGGAFKSMPISPKGCSGSGSGKSDEAAAALQAHIKQEDIKQEPPSPYKLNGGSVSAAGVVSSAPPQNSGGSSGVGAIFNFNVPTATALSQKQFQYPMHHAHRSPTDLRAAAHQACVPSSPAAMSLGHAANMATPPASAPAQIMGAGPAQGQKMFFAMTSQYSVLPRSHQPGTPSLEHLQLEAFAGSYIFKNHNGLPPPVSAQPTMLLHGYTPSHSAEPPASSPSYKSMPSTPKSATYHMSAPPPERGSQEGGEESDMDADGQQFILAPTPAQLGRAPLQRRKNLSQSKSESNVSFGANLGASNGGGQHISRKLHSPTMMDASSPIIGHVNSSSLSSALPTPTSSTTTPNSDEQLPLTPTTSNSNSQPKSPLKGVSAGAAAAAAAVAHKKKNDELNNSVLKQVDFEKKYKALPQFQPEDCQSPSAIAVPSSPRVYGTNYRKKNTAPVPVQKLICEDDSIDEPASAPPTTTQRFFGPDFNNELKELESSDQTGRSPRTPKTPLQSARSDASEKGHRKVLETRRNLVMQLFAVHGNFPTAQATIAFQTKHIDVFPRKQDLQLKIREVRQKLLGQASCTPHSAGPNTPSDSNSSSTTLSAISAHTTNATPNAAGEKEQQQEDLEQHSQGKANEA